The genomic DNA ACATCTTTGTCTCTGAaaagttgcttttagttgcctggcTTGCTAGATTGACATAAATCCTAAATACATTTTAAAGATTTACATACTtttggtgtaaaaaaaaaaaaaaaatcatgtaatgtttttattttggACCAGGCTGATGACATGTTAATACAGACAGACGGCTGTTTTTGTGTTTGTACTTTTTCATAATGACAATATGTTAATTTAATTAGAGCTGGGAAGTTAAAAGGTGAGGCATTATACTGAGGGGTTGGCAGGACTTTTAAATTACCCCAATCATGGCCGGGTTGGTTGGAGGAAATAAAACCAGAGCCTTTGTCGTCGGCCTCGCAGATATAAAGTTGACGGGATACTTAAGTTGTTTCGAAATGTTCAATTTTTGCTGAAACAGGAAACTATCTTTTACCTTGTAATcatgtttccttcctctccctgcAGTCTCTAACTTCCGCTACGATGAGTTCTTTGAGAGGAAGATTGAGGAGAAGAAGAGTGACCACACGTACCGTGTCTTTAAAACGGTTAACCGGCGAGCCACAGACTTCCCCATGGGTGACGACTACACCGATTCCCTTAGCGGCAGGAGAGACGTGTCTGTGTGGTGCTCCAATGACTACCTGGGCATGAGCAGACACCCGCGGGTCGTCAACTCCATCACGTAAGTAGCCGGACAACTGGCGATGAGTTTGGTAGTTGGACGGATCGATAAATGAGGTGAACAGACTGGTGGTTTTGATGGGCTGTGTTTAGTAGAACACACAGTAGGAAAACTCATTTGAAACACACAAATTGCATTTTTCTTTCCCCCAGATTAGTAATTGGCAACCTCCCTCATTTCATTCAATTTCAGAACATTTCATTCAATTTCAGAGCATTTTTTTTTTCTCGCTTAATTGATCCCTGAGGGGAGATGCAAGACCAGACGCTGTTTCACTGTTCCCCCTGAGGACCAATCAAATATCTCTTGGGTTATATGTAGATACCCACAAAGGGCGATCTGTTCATGACTCCGTGAAGGTGTGAGCTTGTTAATTGGCTTGTTTACCCGTGGTGTTGCCAGACGTTGGGGTGATCGTGGTATCCGGGGGTGATCGTGGTATCCGGGGGTGATCGTGGTATCCGGGGGTGATCGTGGTATCCGGGGGTGATCGTGGTATCCGGGGGTGATCGTGGTATCCGGGGGTGATCGTGGTATCCGGGGGCAGCTGTTTACTTTACCCACTGTTGTTTCCAGGGAGACGTTGCGTAAGCACGGCAGTGGGGCTGGAGGAACCAGGAACATCTCTGGGACCAGTAAGTTCCACGTGGAGCTGGAACAGGAACTAGCAGACCTCCACAGGAAGGACGCTGCACTCCTCTTCACTTCCTGCTTCGTAGCCAATGACTCCACCTTGTTCACCCTGGCCAAGATGATGCCAGGTAACCCCCATTACTCACCTGCTCTTGCACCATAAACTGTACTTCCAGATAACAATGGGCtagttaatgttttttttttttgtgtcgcCCAGGTGAGCAGAGTTTGTACATTTGAGAGTTAATCTGGATCATGGTACCGAACAGCCTGTTTATTCTCTCTCCAGGCTGTGAGATCTACTCTGATGCAGGGAATCACGCCTCCATGATCCAGGGCATCAGGAACAGTGGAGCCAGGAAGTTCATCTTCCGTCACAATGACCCCGAACACTTGAGAGAGCTGCTGCTGAAATCAGACCCTTCCTCTCCAAAGATCGTGGCCTTCGAGACGGTCCACTCCATGGATGGTGAGTGTAGTTCTTGTAATGTGCCCCGAagggtaccctattccctatatagtgccctacttctgCCCCCATagatctctggtcaaaagtagtgcattacatgTGTTCCAAATGTCAGCCTATATaactttttttttggggggggggggacctgACCTGACCAAACTAACATAGGAATGGGTTATGTAGATCTCTTTctaattgaaagcaagtctaagaagtggtagactATTATGTCTGTATTGTTcaccagctgaaaatacaatatttttgtatatttttttagctgtgtgtgtgtgtgtatatattttaaGACTAAAACTTCCCCTCAAATAGGGTCTCAAATGAACACTGCCTTGTTTAGATAATGTTGATCTATACTTTCCAACCTCTATGAAACAGATGATATGATATTAATCGTTTATTTCTTAAAGGAGCGGTGTGTCCTACTGTAATCTTGTTTAAAATGCCTCCTGTTGAAATATAATATCTTGTCTTAAAGGAGCGGTGTGTCCTACTCTAATCTTGTTTAAAATGCCTCCTGTTGAAATATAATATCTTGTCTTAAAGGAGCGGTGTGTCCTACTGTAATCTTGTTTAAAATGCCTCCTGTTGAAATATAATATCTTGTCTTAAAGGAGCGGTGTGTCCTACTGTAATCTTGTTTAAAATGCCTCCTGTTGAAATATAATATCTTGTCTTAAAGGAGCGGTGTGTCCTACTGTAATCTTGTTTAAAATGCCTCCTGTTGAAATATAATATCTTGTCTTAAAGGAGCGGTGTGTCCTACTGTAATCTTGTTTAAAATGCCTCCTGTTGAAATATAATATCTTGTCTTAAAGGAGCGGTGTGTCCTACTCTAATCTTGTTTAAAATGCCTCCTGTTGAAATATAATATCTTGTCTTAAAGGAGCGGTGTGTCCTACTCTAATCTTGTTTAAAATGCCTCCTGTTGAAATATAATATCTTGTCTTAAAGGAGCGGTGTGTCCTACTGTAATCTTGTTTAAAATGCCTCCTGTTGAAATATAATATCTTGTCTTAAAGGAGCGGTGTGTCCTACTGTAATCTTGTTTAAAATGCCTCCTGTTGAAATATAATATCTTGTCTTAAAGGAGCGGTGTGTCCTCTGGATGAGTTGTGTGATGTGGCCCATGAGTTTGGAGCCATCACGTTTGTAGACGAGGTGCACGCGGTGGGGCTGTACGGCGCCAGGGGAGGAGGTATCGGGGAGCGAGACGGCATCATGCACAAGATGGACATCATCTCCGGAACACTGGGTCAGTACTCAAATAATTCCCTGTGCTTTTTTGCTTGTTATGTTTAAACCTTCAAGGCCATTGACTTGGCTTTACAAATCAGGGATGTGATTTGTCTTGAGAAATTAGGAATTCATGCTTTGTCCTCCATTCAGTTCTAGTTGAAAACTGCCCCGTCTCCTAGACAACTTCCAGATTTGTCCATGTTCCATTCACATCGCTGAACCAGTCTTTGTTTATCTGAAACCCTGAGACTAAGCAGATGTCTGGGCTCGAATACAGGTGGTTGAGGTTGTTGCTTAACCCTCCTTGGGGCACTGGAGAAACAGGAACTAGGATCTGTTCACGACCTGTTGCTAGGAGACCACGGTGCTTCTTAAATTTCCTCTAAGCCTGGGGACTGCTGAGAGACCAATcatcacacacactgggacaatCTGGAGAGGTGCTTTGTCTGTTAGAATAGAAGCAAGTCAAGATGACCAGACAGAACAGCTGGTGAACACCACGCTGGGGGCTTTCTAAAGGACTAGAAAGTCTCCTTtaacgcccccccccccccaaaacgtGTTTAATTTGTTATTTTGTTCTAATTAGTGTTATTGCTATTTTCTTCCAGGCAAGGCGTATGGCTGTGTTGGAGGCTACATCGCCAGTACCGATGCCCTGGTGGACACGGTGCGTAGTTACGCTGCAGGCTTCATATTCACCACGTCTCTGCCTCCCATGCTGCTGGCGGGCGCCCGCGAGTCCATCCAGACCCTTAAAGGGGAGGAGGGCCGCGCCCTCCGGAGGAAACACCAGCGCAACGTCAAGCTGCTGAGACAGATGCTCATGGACTCCGGACTGCCCGTCGTCCACTGTCCCTCTCACATCATCCCTGTCAGGGTGAGAATCACTACATCTTATGGTTCAGCACTATAGCGTGAATTACATTTTCAAAGCAATGTTTCCCCTTTCATTGAGACTCACGGTAAACGCTGCTTTTTCTCTCAGCTCAAtcagaaattacctttaaatgtaaTGTGCGTTGAATTAATACAATCAAGCCCTTAATCTTCCCAaatgagactgaccaggtgaattcaggtgaaagatatgatcccttattgatgttacctgttaaatccacttcagtgtagatgaaggggaggagacgggttaaagaaggatttaaaagccttgagacaattgagacatggattgtgtatatgtgccattcagagggtgaatgggtaagacaatatattgaagtgcctttgaacagggtatggtagtaggtgcctttgaacagggtatggtagtaggtgcctttgaacagggtgtggtagtaggtgcctttgaacagggtgtggtagtaggtgcctttgaaccggGTGTGgcagtaggtgcctttgaaccgggtatggtagtaggtgcctttgaacagggtgtggcagtaggtgcctttgaaccggGTGTGgcagtaggtgcctttgaaccggTGTGgcagtaggtgcctttgaactgggtgtggtagtaggtgcctttgaaccggGTGTGGCAGTTGCCTGAACCGGGTGTGgcagtaggtgcctttgaaccggGTGTGgcagtaggtgcctttgaaccggGTGTGgcagtaggtgcctttgaaccggTGTGgcagtaggtgcctttgaaccgCAGTAGGTGCCTGAACCGGGTGTGgcagtaggtgcctttgaaccggGTGTGgcagtaggtgcctttgaaccggGTGTGgcagtaggtgcctttgaaccggACAGTAGGTGCCAACCGGGtgggtagtaggtgcctttgaaccggGTGAActgtaggtgcctttgaacaggggtctggtagtaggtgcctttgaacaggggtctggtagtaggtgcctttgaacagggtgtggtagtaggtgccctGGTTTGTGTAGAGAACTGCAccgttgctgggtttttcaagctcaacagcTCCTGGTGTTTAGactagtccaccacccaaaggacatcagcCAACTGGACACGAATGAACTGTGGGaagcgttggagtcaacatggcccaACATCCCTGTAggacgctttcgacaccttgtagagtccgtgCCCCGAAGAATTGAGGTTCTGAAGGCAAAAGGATGGGGGGGATCATGGCTTTACTAGAGCCCAGAGTTATCCCTGACTAGAGCCCAGAGTTATCCCTGACTAGAGCCCAGAGTTATCCCTGACTAGAGCCCAGAGTTATCCCTGACTAGAGCCCAGAGTTGTCCCTGACTAGAGCCCAGAGTTGTCCCTGACTAGAGCCCAGAGTTGTCCCTGACTAGAGCCCAGAGTTGTCCCTGACTAGAGCCCAGAGTTGTCCCGGACCAGAACTCCTGGCCCTGCATATTCTCACACCTAGAGAGCATAGTGTTCTCCATCAGCCTTGTCACTGTTTATTGACAACCTCGACCTGaaacaccattattattattattaatgttgCTAGACCTCAACATTGTCACTAAGGACGTGGTCTCACATGGACGGGTTGACTTATTGCAGGTGTCCGACGCGGAGAAGAACACGGAGGTCTCTGACGTCATGATGAGTCGTTACAACATCTACGTCCAGGCCATCAACTACCCCACGGTGGCCAGGGGGGAGGAGCTTCTTCGCATCGCCCCCACGCCGCACCACACCCCTCAGATGATGATGGACTTTGTCGGTAAGAGACATGTTCGGTCTAGCTGGCAAGTAAACAGGAAGTGACTGCGGTCAATGGTTTCTCAAAACGTTGTTTTTGTTGTGAACCTCTAGCCGTGTTCAGTACTATAAAACTGAAGGGAATGTTTTGGGGGGGGTCAATGGATCAACTCCCACTTTAACACCATGTTTATCCAGACATACAACTAAAGTATATTACTGTGGCTGGACAAATAATATTTGTTTGACCCTGTGACGACCCCGGTAGTAAAAGAGAAACTTGATGTTTTGTAAAACCCCTTGGTGGTTTTCAGTAAGCATGAAACCTACTGAAATAGCCAAGTACATCCTCCTTTAAAAACAAtattgtcccccccccctctttcaGAGAAGTTGGTTCAGACGTGGAAGGAGTCCGGTCTACCTCTGAAGTCCCAATCTTCAGCAGGGTGTAACTTCTGTCGGCAGCCGCTGCACTTTGAGCTGATGACCGAGGGAGAACAGTCGTACTTCAGAGGCCTGAGCCACCTCATCTCGGCTCACGCATGATGACACCTGGGAATACACGAAACCCCATTCCTCCGTCACGGTCACTGGCACCTTTTTTTTATTACCTTGCTAGTGCGCTATTTTATCCACCACGGGGCCGTAGTAGGGCTCTcgtcaaaagtagcacac from Oncorhynchus keta strain PuntledgeMale-10-30-2019 chromosome 10, Oket_V2, whole genome shotgun sequence includes the following:
- the LOC118378657 gene encoding 5-aminolevulinate synthase, non-specific, mitochondrial-like translates to METLTRRCPFLSRVPQTFLQQARKSLVVYAQKCPVMMNLASKPLARSLCSSSASFQKAEDNVTSAQTPGANGGTTTKLPQSHPMPPSGQASGSSKCPFLAAEMGSGVVRQASLQLQEDVQEVRTIQKDVTPAQVLASSSGAVNNLMKKLLKQRPTQLLQENMPSFSNFRYDEFFERKIEEKKSDHTYRVFKTVNRRATDFPMGDDYTDSLSGRRDVSVWCSNDYLGMSRHPRVVNSITETLRKHGSGAGGTRNISGTSKFHVELEQELADLHRKDAALLFTSCFVANDSTLFTLAKMMPGCEIYSDAGNHASMIQGIRNSGARKFIFRHNDPEHLRELLLKSDPSSPKIVAFETVHSMDGAVCPLDELCDVAHEFGAITFVDEVHAVGLYGARGGGIGERDGIMHKMDIISGTLGKAYGCVGGYIASTDALVDTVRSYAAGFIFTTSLPPMLLAGARESIQTLKGEEGRALRRKHQRNVKLLRQMLMDSGLPVVHCPSHIIPVRVSDAEKNTEVSDVMMSRYNIYVQAINYPTVARGEELLRIAPTPHHTPQMMMDFVEKLVQTWKESGLPLKSQSSAGCNFCRQPLHFELMTEGEQSYFRGLSHLISAHA